The Bacteroidota bacterium nucleotide sequence CTTTAACAGGATCACCTTTTGCATCTTCAAGATATAAATCCGTTTTTAAATGGATAAGATCTTTTTATTATCCTCAATATATTTTCTAAATCCGTCGGCACCTAATTTTTGCACGTAAGTATCCGGGTCATCTTCAGCGGGCAATAAAACCACCTTTACATTCATGCCCTCTTCCAATGCAATTTCCAATCCGCGCAGGGCAGCTTTTACACCGGCGCTATCACCATCATATAAAATCGTTAAATTCGGAGTGTATCGTTTAATCAACCGCACCTGATCCTGCGTCAACGAAGTTCCGATGAAGCAACAACATTTCAATCCCGCTTTGCGATAACGAAATCACATCCATATAACCCTCCACCAGGTAACATTCCTCGCGTTGTGTTATTGCTTTGCGCGCCTGAAAAATGCCGAAAACAATTTTACTTTTTAGGTAAATATCCGTCTCCGGCGAGTTGATATATTTCGGAATTTTTTTATCCGCACTCAACGTCCTCACACTAAAACCAAGCACCTTTCCTGTGATGCTATGGATAGGAAACATCACCCTGCCGCGGAAAAAATCTTTTCCGTATTGCGAAGTCAGCCCAAGTTGTTGCAGTAATTCCAATTTATAGCCCGTGTTGGTAGCAATGCGTGTAAACGTTTCACCATCGCCCGGACAATAACCCAATTTAAATTTTTCTATCGTATCACTGCGCAAACCCCGTTCCGTGAAATAGCTCAGGCCGATACTTTTGCCTTCCTCATCGTTGTGCAGATATTCATTAAAATACGTTTGCGCGAAAC carries:
- a CDS encoding toprim domain-containing protein, whose product is MTQDQVRLIKRYTPNLTILYDGDSAGVKAALRGLEIALEEGMNVKVVLLPAEDDPDTYVQKLGADGFRKYIEDNKKILSI